In Solanum lycopersicum chromosome 3, SLM_r2.1, the genomic stretch taaatctTCTTCACATTTTGATAATCCACCTACGGTACCGTCGGAAATGGGCGGTAGAGTTGGCGGCGGAGGTTGATACCCTCCCCACCCATTATTACtatgagaataataataagaagaatattGATTTTGATAGATTACATATATAGGACCACAACTGGAGTGACTGAAATTAAAATGGGAATTCGAATTCGAAGGAGAAGGATAGTTGGTGAGGAAGGAGGAGTTAGTAAAGGCTAAGGGTTTCGGGAAGGGAAATGTGTTGTAGAAGATGCACGTAACTAATAGGTTGGGTGGGTAAGGCGGTaaaaatgatgattttgatgCCTTATACTCCATGAATTctcattttttcttcatttcatgaACCAGAGGAACATATGAATTTTGGAGAAATCAACAGAAGATTTAGAGAAGaattattaaagaaaagaataataaaaaatgtggGACTCAGGTTGTTAATTAACAGAAAGTGAGTATTAGTATGTTAAGTTtcgaaaaattaatttttaaaattaagttttacAGTAacaattcattaattaataagagtattataataaaattcttattataattatattttgaaaaatacgTGTAAAGTTTAACATAATGAATAAACTTTAGGATTTTTCTTCAGGAATTTAAAGAGTTTTTTTTGTGGGTAAATCAGGTGGATACTTGGGTTATGGGCGAGTTTTAGAAATTTGGGTAAAAAATTGATCAATCGGGTTGTAGCATAGGATTCTGACACGTGTACACGATCAATGCTCCGTTAGAGGGAGGGGTAAATATGTACTGATTATTGGACGGCAAGGGTTTTGATGAACCGTAACTATGACGAAGGTATTGACTTACCATTTTTGAAAGTTCGGGGGTATATTTGTCCCTTTTccttgataataataataaaagaattaagagCAAAACATGTACTTGGTCAacataaaatgacttttaagctggaaaaaaaaaagcatccTTCACCTACCTTTTagcttttgacttaaaataagtcatttttttacttaaaataagttacttTGATAATTATCAAACATAACAATTAGTCAAAAATTGACTGTTAAGCCaatttgaccagcttttaagcccATCCAAATAGGCTTTGAGTCTATCAAGTTGAATTAACCcatgaatttttgtaattaaaattaaatcattctACATATGCAAATAGATTTGTGTATTTCATGAATTCTTGGTCAATAAACCTGTCAACATCGatacaaaagaagaaataaacaaattattatttaacaatgatcaaaattacaataattactTGTGATATAAACTTCATCATTGTATAGTTCGTTGCGTCAATAAGATATGACAATCAAATAATGCATGACTTGAAATATAGCAAAAATAGTTATATTACACATATTTTAAAAGACTCACTAGTCTTTTTCACAATCTGCCACGAAATGCTGACAAAAATAACGGATGTCACTAGATTGAATTACCACCATATTCATTTTTCTTCTCTATCACTATtacaaatattatgaaaattacCTTTTcacaaacacaaattaaaatgttacacATTGGCCACTAACATTACCAATGAATCCCCATATCATACTTCTTTTTTACCagaattagaaaatattatgaaataaaaaaaaaggttcaatttattttattaaaaaatttaattttctttatcacCCCAACCAGCCCACAACCCCTGTAATCCCACTCACTCCTCTTTTACTAATCCTTAATGGCGCTTCCACTATCTttaaaaaatgtagaaaaaaataattataattttttaaaagtaacttTTTACCACTCACTCCTCTTTTCAGTCCCTTGGGAATTTCTATTATCTATTTAACTATCCACTTTAAAATGAGTAATATGAGTtggacattttatttatttaaaatgaataagttTGAATAGTTATCCATTCTTAAGTAGGTTGTATCaattgtttgatttaattacgATACTTTCCCACTATTTAAATCAAGATATTTCTCATGCTAGCGGATATTTAGTTGATTTAAATGATTGAGGGTCCGATTGGGCCGCTCTAGTATCTAAAGTATTTTTTGTAACTAACTTGTACGATTTATTATAGCACCCCAACTTGGATGATTTCACTGCGTaagtttcatataataaatcTAGTGAATTTTTCTAGATAAACTTACCTCTTCTAATACAAATAAATCTATTTATTAGTTTGTCCAAATAATCAAAGGATCTTACTCATGTAGTGTGAAATTCACATAATTTTagaagtattaaaaaaaataaaaaagagtgaGTACAAGGTATAAGGTGCAaacataacaattttttaaccTATTTGAACAAAAATATTGTGAATCTAAAATCTAATATTCTTGTTGTCTCAATGTCATACATTATGGTTATTTCAGTTTGTAagatagaaataattaaatcttTGTTGCATTGCATGACAACAATTAGTGCAACAAAATCTGttaaaagaatgacaaaagtcccacatcggtgattaatgagatgggtgaactctttataaggcttggacaatccttctccctttgagctagcttttggggtgtgagttaggcctaagacctaatttcacatggtatcagagcagggcccgtctcacccgatgttggggtccccaaaattaaaaattgccCACGCACtagatgctaagcactgggcgtgaggtggAGTGTTAAAAGAATGACAGATGGGTGGAAtctttataaggcttggacaatcctcctccctttgagctataTTAATCAGAACGACACCCTTTCTCATGACAGATATAAAATCGTTGTTCACGATGCCAATAGTTTCATTGTTCATAGCTAAGCAACATACAACAATATCAGCTTTGCTTGCAAACTTCAAGATATCAGCATGGTTTCCCCTCTCGTCAACTAGGTCAGCGTAGCCACCATTCTCAACAGACGGTGCCTCGGATTTGCTCGAGTCCTGTGCAGGCCGGCCCCAACTTCGTTTTGTAGCAAGTATTTTCACGTCAAATGGGCGTAGACGCTTTGCTAAATGTATCCCGATATTTCCAAACCCCAGGATAAATACCGTTTTCCCATGCAGGTTGACACCAGTTGGCTCCCCTAGCTTTTTCTGCTCCACGGAAATTTTCATTTGATGTTGCTTACGCAGGAGGCCCAAGATGAGATATATGGCCATTTCAGCATATGAAGCAGCATTTCCAGTTGCACCACCCGAAATTTTGGCGACCTTAATGCAATGATTTGTGGCAGCAGTAATGTCAACACCTTCTAACCCAACTCCAAATTGCATTATGAGCTTCATCCTCTTTGCACGGGAGTGAACATCAGAGTTCATACGGAAGCTTTTAACCACACAAATTGTTAGAAAATAGCATATACAGCGGAAGCATTCCAGAATCATACATCTTGcatgaatataaataacaatcacaaatagttatcacatacaaagtatgctgaaaattaactcaagaTTATCTCTTGAAGCGTGTGCAGATATCTTGAAGTAAATCTAACTCCAGTTCTATAGTCTTCTACAGTGATCCCAATCAACAATtgaactctctcaatacttgggtgggCAAGTATTGTATAGAATACTCTGTTTTGAATCTAGGTTAGAAAAATCCTTATTTATAGAGATGTCTtcctagtccaaagaggagaagaaaagccaattctttttcttcaagaagAACTTCAAACACACGTTTTCCTTCAAAGAAAAAGAACGCTACTTTTCCATCTTCTACTAGAATAGGATtctgagttctagttaaattgAGCACTGGAGGGACCACAACATTTATTTCTGAGGCttcctattatggaaataattctaaataattaatttgaattattcttaccataataaattacaaatcattccactaaaAATTCGTAATTGAACTCCTCTATTATTTCGAAATTCACCACTAAACACTTATTTGATTCCCCATGTTAAGATTAccgatactaatcaataaattaaattactgacgaatttaattcaatgattaaCTTCTTTTAGAGCAATACTTAAATTATTTCATGTGCCAGATTCATAAATCTACCGGCCGAGTTTACACATGAAAACTTACAAGCTTCTCATAAAAGGTGTATCATCAATCTCTATACTGAGACATGAattccatcaactaactaattatttcaccaatatatattattatcatccaatcTTCCAGGCATATTGACCCATCTCAGAATCTTACCTTTTAATAAaccaaaatgataattaatatatacagagCATAATCgttatatcaagattaagaatataagtacatttaatagtttagagaatatgtttgagaatatgtttttatcagtcagtctaaaacaactatctctGCTTGGTCGcgttcaatacataccaaatgcactagcacgagaagttagaactatgccattctcataatcaagataaattacatttaatctcGTGCTACAATCTTTCTGATGATTTTGTCCAAATTTCCATCTATGAAtgtgaactataaattttaacttataagaactaatgatttaatcttctgtgtataagcttaaactctatacaccagatcatctactatataagttaaGGACACATATATGATAGTTGATCTATTTAATGTAAcactttattgaattgaataaatgaataaacaatTGTTCAACATTAATACTATATCAAAAcgcatggttaatagtatatcctAACAATCTCCCACTTAGACTTATAACCATGCACCTACAACTCTAACACCCATTCCTTCAACATGTCTATCAAAAGACTTTTGCGGTAAAGCTTTTGTGAAAGGGTCTGCAAGGTTGTTCTCTGATGCAATCTTCGCCACCATCACATCCCCTCTCTGTACTATTGCTCGAATCAAATGGTATTTTCGCTCAATGTGTTTTGCCTTCTTATGACTTCGTGGTTCCTTTGAATTTGAAACCGCTCCACTATTATCACAAAACATTGTAAGTGGCATTTCTATTGCAGGAACGACCGCCAAGTCTTTCAGAAAGTTTCTGAGCCACACTGCCTCCTTAGCTGCTACATATTCGGCTTCCATGGTAGAATCAGCAACACAGGTTTGCTTGATGCTTCTCCAAACAATGGCTCCACCTCCCAAAGTAAACACATTTCCTGAGGTCGACTTTCTAGAGTCCATATCAGACTGGAAATCTGAGTCTATGTACCCTATGGGCACCAACTCATCCGAATGATAGACTAGCATGTAATCCCTAGTCCTTTTCAGGTACTTGATTATATGCTTAACTGCTGTCCAATGTTCTCGTCCAGGATTAGACTGATATCTGCTAACCATGCCTACGACAAAACAAATGTCAGGTCTAGTGCATAACATGACATACATGAGACTTCCTACCACTGATGCATAAGGAACTGTCTTCATGCTTTCTGTTTCCTCATCCGTCTTAGGACATTGATCCTTAGATAAAGAAATTCCATGtctaaaaggaagaaaacctttCTTGGAATCGTGCATGCTAAACCTGGTAAGAATTGTATCAATATAAATAGCTTGAGATAAACCTAACATCCTTTTCTTGCGATCACGTAGAACCTTGATCCCAAGGATGTGAGCAGCTTCTCCCAAATCCTTCATATCAAAGTTTGTGGACAACCATTTCTTAACTGAAGTCATCAAGCCCACATTATTTCCTATGAGCaagatatcatctacatataataACAGAAACACCACTTTATCCCCATTCCACTTTTTGTACACACAAGACTCATCAAGACATTGCTCAAAACCAAAAGACTTGACTGCAGTGTCGAAGCAAGTGTTCCATGCCCTAGAAGCTTGCTTTAATCCATAAATAGATCTTTTAAGCTTGCACAACATgtgttcttttcctttttctatgaAACCATCTGGTTGTCGCATAAATATGCTTTCATCAAGACTTCCATTAAGGAAAGCTGTCTTGACATCCATTTGCCAAATCTCATAATCATAATGAGCAGCAATGGATAAGAGAATTCTAATAGACTTAAGCATGACTACTGGCGAAAAAGTTTCCTCATAGTCGATCCCTTCTTTTTGAGTAAACCCTTTTGCAACAAGTCTAGCTTTGTAAGTTTGCACTTGTCCATCTActcctctctttttcttatatatcCACTTGCATCCAATAGGTTTGACTCCATCTACAGGTGGTTCTACAAGATCCCAGACTTTGTTAGAGTACAAAGACTCCATTTCTGATTTCATAGCAACAATCCATTTTTCTGCATCTTTATCTTGTAGTGCTTCGTCGTAATTCACAGGTTCGGTATTCGACTCTTCAGGCATTCTGTCTAAAGACTCTCCCAAGAGTGCATACCGAAGTGGTTTTCTTATCACTCTCCCACTACGATGAGACACTACAGTTGTAGGGGCAGGTTCAGAGAGATTTGCATTATTATGATCTTGTGGTGGAACCACATCATTTTTAGGATCTTGAGTTTCCATCTTATCTTCAGTATCTTGCGATGCAGAGATATCAACAACTTCTTCCTCTAATGCAATCTACTCACTATTACTCCCACTACCTTGATGCAATgaattttcaagatcttgtacttgcagaattttatgtttgttaacaTCTCTCCCACTATTATAATGCAATGGTATGTTAACTCTAACATGTGGGGTTTGAATTtg encodes the following:
- the LOC101249797 gene encoding uncharacterized protein produces the protein MNSDVHSRAKRMKLIMQFGVGLEGVDITAATNHCIKVAKISGGATGNAASYAEMAIYLILGLLRKQHQMKISVEQKKLGEPTGVNLHGKTVFILGFGNIGIHLAKRLRPFDVKILATKRSWGRPAQDSSKSEAPSVENGGYADLVDERGNHADILKFASKADIVVCCLAMNNETIGIVNNDFISVMRKGVVLINIAQREEDCPSLIKIPPICHSFNTPPHAQCLASSAWAIFNFGDPNIG